The Apium graveolens cultivar Ventura chromosome 6, ASM990537v1, whole genome shotgun sequence genome contains a region encoding:
- the LOC141663645 gene encoding axial regulator YABBY 1-like isoform X2 has protein sequence MSSSAAFSSPDHQYYLSPSEKLCYVHCDFCDTVLAVSVPCSSLFMTVAVRCGHCTNLLSVNMRALQLPSPSHQLHQLGHSNFFTPQSLREEIRSSPSNMLIIDQPNPNESRMPGRGVDELPRLPSTNKGKRYSALKLEILILGTERLLVQLQRIGPTFLICILDFCLINP, from the exons ATGTCCTCTTCAGCTGCTTTTTCTTCACCGGACCACCAGTACTACCTTTCACCCTCCGAGAAGCTCTGTTACGTCCATTGTGACTTTTGTGACACTGTCCTCGCG GTGAGTGTTCCTTGCTCTAGTTTGTTCATGACGGTTGCGGTTAGATGTGGTCACTGCACCAACCTTCTATCTGTAAACATGAGAGCTCTGCAGCTTCCTTCTCCCAGTCATCAGCTCCACCAGCTGGGACACTCTAATTTCTTCACTCCTCAAAGCCTTAGG GAGGAAATTCGGAGCTCGCCTTCTAATATGTTGATCATCGATCAACCTAACCCTAACGAATCTCGTATGCCCGGCCGAGGAGTTGATGAGCTTCCTCGACTTCCTTCAACTAACAAGG GGAAGAGATACAGCGCATTAAAGCTGGAAATCCTGATATTAGGCACAGAGAGGCTTTTAGTGCAGCTGCAAAGAAT TGGGCCCACTTTCCTCATATGCATTTTGGACTTTTGCCTGATCAATCCCTGA
- the LOC141663645 gene encoding axial regulator YABBY 1-like isoform X1: MSSSAAFSSPDHQYYLSPSEKLCYVHCDFCDTVLAVSVPCSSLFMTVAVRCGHCTNLLSVNMRALQLPSPSHQLHQLGHSNFFTPQSLREEIRSSPSNMLIIDQPNPNESRMPGRGVDELPRLPSTNKAPEKKQRVPSAYNRFIKEEIQRIKAGNPDIRHREAFSAAAKNWAHFPHMHFGLLPDQSLKKPNVCQQE, translated from the exons ATGTCCTCTTCAGCTGCTTTTTCTTCACCGGACCACCAGTACTACCTTTCACCCTCCGAGAAGCTCTGTTACGTCCATTGTGACTTTTGTGACACTGTCCTCGCG GTGAGTGTTCCTTGCTCTAGTTTGTTCATGACGGTTGCGGTTAGATGTGGTCACTGCACCAACCTTCTATCTGTAAACATGAGAGCTCTGCAGCTTCCTTCTCCCAGTCATCAGCTCCACCAGCTGGGACACTCTAATTTCTTCACTCCTCAAAGCCTTAGG GAGGAAATTCGGAGCTCGCCTTCTAATATGTTGATCATCGATCAACCTAACCCTAACGAATCTCGTATGCCCGGCCGAGGAGTTGATGAGCTTCCTCGACTTCCTTCAACTAACAAGG CTCCAGAAAAGAAACAAAGAGTGCCATCTGCTTACAACAGGTTTATCAA GGAAGAGATACAGCGCATTAAAGCTGGAAATCCTGATATTAGGCACAGAGAGGCTTTTAGTGCAGCTGCAAAGAAT TGGGCCCACTTTCCTCATATGCATTTTGGACTTTTGCCTGATCAATCCCTGAAGAAACCTAATGTGTGCCAACAG GAATGA